From Luteococcus japonicus, one genomic window encodes:
- a CDS encoding DUF2382 domain-containing protein — translation MTDNTQFDRNNNVNDYDRYYGTVIDSEGSKVGDVGQVYLDDDTGRPEWVTVKTGLFGMNETFVPLRGETVTNGEIRVPYTKDQIKGAPSIDPEGHITEAEEAELYRYYSIEQNLSAYQDRDTTTVGTETAAGERAVGERADMDRDTNLADGEVVRHEERLNVGKEQVETGRVHIRKHVVNEQQSVQVPVTREELRVERTPITDGEVVDGGRLGEGETEVVLHEERPVVSKETVGVEKVSVGKEQVTENRTVTQNVAKERIEVEGDVDGNLRDRDPRDGDLRDERGLGDKVKDKLDRDNDGKVG, via the coding sequence ATGACTGACAACACCCAGTTCGACCGCAACAACAACGTCAACGACTACGACCGCTACTACGGAACCGTCATTGATTCCGAGGGCAGCAAGGTCGGTGACGTCGGCCAGGTCTACCTCGACGACGACACCGGTCGCCCCGAGTGGGTCACCGTCAAGACGGGTCTGTTCGGCATGAACGAGACCTTCGTCCCGCTGCGCGGCGAGACCGTGACCAATGGTGAGATCCGGGTCCCCTACACCAAGGACCAGATCAAGGGTGCTCCCTCGATCGATCCGGAGGGTCACATCACCGAGGCCGAGGAGGCGGAGCTCTACCGCTACTACTCCATCGAGCAGAACCTCAGCGCCTACCAGGACCGCGACACCACCACCGTGGGCACCGAGACCGCCGCGGGCGAGCGGGCCGTCGGTGAGCGCGCCGACATGGACCGCGACACCAACCTCGCCGACGGTGAGGTCGTGCGCCATGAGGAGCGTCTGAACGTCGGCAAGGAGCAGGTGGAGACCGGCCGCGTCCACATTCGCAAGCACGTGGTCAACGAGCAGCAGAGCGTCCAGGTCCCCGTGACTCGCGAGGAGCTGCGCGTGGAGCGCACCCCCATCACCGACGGCGAGGTCGTCGACGGCGGTCGTCTGGGTGAGGGCGAGACCGAGGTCGTGCTGCACGAGGAGCGCCCCGTTGTCTCCAAGGAGACCGTCGGAGTGGAGAAGGTGAGCGTCGGCAAGGAGCAGGTGACCGAGAACCGGACCGTGACCCAGAATGTCGCCAAGGAGCGCATCGAGGTCGAGGGTGACGTGGACGGCAACCTGCGTGACCGTGACCCTCGCGACGGCGACCTGCGCGACGAGCGTGGCCTCGGCGACAAGGTCAAGGACAAGCTTGACCGTGACAACGACGGCAAGGTCGGATGA
- a CDS encoding GtrA family protein: MRQRFDRIRDGLWGLLPATVRRWIPNTLVGYCLINLFTFSTDMGLLTLCYRVFRLPYGVSVSTGYIIALGLAYVLNRALNFESHSPVGGELVRYVIVVVVNYTVLVLGFSWLLHRVGVQFQLARLCAATAEAIFMYTMMRFVVFRRG, translated from the coding sequence GTGCGCCAACGCTTCGACCGGATCCGCGACGGGTTGTGGGGCCTGCTCCCCGCAACCGTGCGGAGGTGGATCCCCAACACGCTGGTGGGCTACTGCCTGATCAACCTTTTCACCTTCTCCACCGACATGGGGCTGCTGACGCTGTGTTACCGCGTCTTCCGCCTGCCCTATGGCGTCAGCGTCAGCACCGGCTACATCATCGCCCTGGGGCTGGCCTATGTCCTGAACCGGGCGCTCAACTTCGAGTCCCACTCCCCCGTCGGCGGGGAGCTGGTCCGCTATGTCATCGTCGTCGTGGTCAACTACACCGTGCTGGTCCTGGGCTTCTCCTGGCTCCTGCACCGTGTCGGCGTGCAGTTCCAGCTCGCACGGCTGTGTGCCGCGACGGCCGAAGCCATCTTCATGTACACGATGATGCGCTTCGTGGTCTTCCGCCGCGGCTGA